A window of the Candidatus Binataceae bacterium genome harbors these coding sequences:
- the lptC gene encoding LPS export ABC transporter periplasmic protein LptC, producing the protein MSPRRIARALAGFGAVALLILLGVTVWVVRHRHDAQAIQKVAGLVPGSLLHAHNFHWTQMKGGTPQWVLTASDAAYSGDKSALVLTDADVAMTSDDGKPVKIKAPHAVLHMNGNHVNRADLSGGTVINYGDFTVTTESASFLPDIDKVEAPGQVTLEGEGVKVIGIGLTGNSKTRVFQLNQQVSTEITPKKDSGKANQS; encoded by the coding sequence ATGAGTCCGAGACGAATCGCCAGGGCGCTGGCGGGGTTCGGTGCAGTCGCGCTCCTGATACTTTTGGGCGTAACGGTATGGGTAGTTCGGCATCGGCACGACGCCCAGGCAATACAGAAAGTGGCCGGATTGGTTCCTGGTTCCCTGCTTCACGCCCATAATTTCCATTGGACCCAGATGAAAGGGGGCACGCCTCAATGGGTCTTGACCGCCTCCGATGCCGCCTATTCAGGTGACAAGTCCGCGCTGGTCCTGACTGATGCCGACGTGGCGATGACGTCAGACGATGGAAAACCAGTAAAAATAAAGGCACCACACGCGGTTCTTCACATGAACGGCAATCACGTGAACCGCGCCGATCTGAGTGGCGGCACGGTTATCAATTACGGCGATTTCACCGTGACGACCGAATCCGCCAGCTTCTTGCCCGACATCGATAAGGTGGAAGCGCCCGGGCAGGTGACCCTGGAAGGTGAAGGGGTCAAGGTAATCGGGATCGGACTCACGGGGAATTCCAAGACTCGCGTGTTCCAACTGAATCAACAGGTGAGCACCGAAATCACTCCCAAGAAGGACAGTGGCAAGGCCAACCAAAGCTGA
- the kdsA gene encoding 3-deoxy-8-phosphooctulonate synthase, translating into MKVAEVSAGEVVFGGASLALVAGPCVIESDESSIRHAVQLAEITRKAGFPFVFKSSFDKANRTSHQSFRGPGMDKGLEILARVKRELGVPLLTDIHEVSQAKPVAEVVDILQVPAFLSRQTDLIQAAAATGRVVNIKKGQFLAPWDMKSAIAKVESARNHNILLTERGVSFGYNNLVSDFRALVVMRGFGYPVIFDATHSVQLPGAAGEHSGGQREFIAPLARAAVAVGVDGIFMEVHEDPDHALSDGVNSLRLDALAGLLTDLKRLHQATRG; encoded by the coding sequence GTGAAAGTTGCCGAAGTCAGCGCCGGCGAAGTGGTCTTTGGTGGCGCGAGCCTTGCGCTAGTTGCCGGCCCCTGCGTGATCGAGAGTGACGAATCGAGCATTCGCCACGCGGTCCAGCTCGCGGAGATAACCCGCAAGGCGGGATTTCCCTTTGTCTTCAAGAGTTCATTCGACAAAGCGAACCGCACCAGTCACCAATCATTTCGCGGTCCCGGGATGGACAAGGGCCTCGAGATTCTTGCCCGGGTCAAGCGCGAACTCGGTGTTCCGCTGCTCACCGATATTCACGAGGTGAGCCAGGCGAAACCGGTGGCGGAGGTGGTCGACATTCTGCAGGTCCCGGCGTTTCTGTCGCGCCAGACCGATTTGATTCAGGCGGCGGCCGCGACCGGACGGGTCGTGAATATCAAGAAAGGGCAGTTCCTGGCGCCCTGGGACATGAAGTCGGCAATCGCGAAGGTAGAGAGTGCTCGTAACCACAATATTTTGCTTACCGAGCGTGGTGTGAGTTTTGGGTACAATAACCTGGTCAGCGACTTCCGCGCTCTAGTGGTCATGCGCGGCTTCGGCTACCCGGTTATTTTCGATGCGACCCACTCGGTGCAACTACCCGGCGCCGCAGGCGAGCATTCGGGCGGCCAGCGAGAGTTCATTGCCCCGCTGGCGCGTGCGGCGGTGGCGGTAGGTGTGGACGGAATTTTCATGGAAGTCCACGAAGATCCCGACCACGCGCTGAGCGACGGCGTTAACTCGCTTCGGCTGGACGCACTAGCGGGTCTGCTGACCGACTTAAAGCGGCTTCACCAGGCAACTCGCGGATAA
- a CDS encoding PTS sugar transporter subunit IIA, whose protein sequence is MKITEILAPEMVLPELKGSTKDQVLKELAQGLAAKYPGIKLEDLIAVLSERERLGSTAIGDGIAIPHGKLRGANKIIGAFGRHREGVDFESLDGNPTHIFFVLVAPEDSASLHLKALARVSRLLKDDAFRARLIEAADSAEIYRLIKEEDNKY, encoded by the coding sequence ATGAAAATCACCGAAATCCTCGCTCCCGAAATGGTCCTCCCCGAGCTGAAGGGAAGCACCAAGGACCAAGTGCTCAAGGAACTCGCGCAGGGACTGGCGGCCAAATACCCAGGCATCAAGCTCGAGGACTTGATCGCCGTACTGAGCGAGCGCGAGCGGCTCGGCTCGACCGCGATTGGCGACGGGATCGCGATCCCGCACGGCAAGCTGCGCGGGGCCAACAAGATCATCGGCGCTTTCGGACGTCATCGCGAGGGCGTGGATTTCGAATCGCTGGACGGCAATCCGACCCATATTTTCTTCGTCCTGGTCGCGCCCGAGGATTCTGCCAGCCTGCACCTGAAAGCGCTTGCGCGAGTTTCCCGGCTGCTCAAGGACGACGCTTTCCGGGCGCGCCTGATCGAGGCCGCCGATTCAGCCGAAATCTACCGGCTCATCAAGGAAGAGGACAACAAGTATTGA
- a CDS encoding LptA/OstA family protein, producing MASNEPNQGAFPGMQFSSGKEPIHITGNSMSFDQNKRSVLWSGRVHVNNGNSQVTSDTLRVNYGQDLHDVREMIADGNVRISQGTRWATGDHAILDQTKHTVTLTGSPVVHDGEDQIAGTKITVHLDTNQSDVENARAVIFPKESKPSVDGAATSRGVSPAVQTRERPPQVPPAIQGSPTEDNNP from the coding sequence ATGGCATCCAATGAGCCCAACCAGGGAGCGTTCCCGGGAATGCAGTTTTCCAGCGGCAAGGAGCCCATCCACATTACCGGGAATTCGATGTCTTTCGACCAGAACAAAAGATCCGTGCTGTGGTCGGGGCGGGTTCACGTGAACAACGGAAACAGCCAGGTCACCAGCGACACTTTGCGCGTGAATTACGGACAGGACCTACATGACGTCCGAGAAATGATCGCCGACGGCAACGTGCGGATTAGTCAGGGCACGCGCTGGGCGACCGGCGATCATGCGATACTGGACCAGACCAAGCATACCGTGACCCTCACGGGCTCTCCCGTGGTGCATGATGGCGAGGATCAGATTGCGGGTACCAAGATTACGGTGCACCTCGACACCAATCAGAGCGACGTGGAGAACGCGCGCGCCGTGATCTTTCCCAAGGAATCCAAGCCCTCCGTTGATGGGGCAGCGACCTCGCGGGGCGTTTCCCCGGCCGTGCAAACACGTGAGCGGCCGCCGCAGGTGCCGCCCGCAATTCAGGGGAGCCCCACCGAAGACAATAACCCCTGA
- a CDS encoding TVP38/TMEM64 family protein, whose translation MAAAPTLKESRENPAGGSGLWLNVLKVVVVAIIAGGSLWLLLAHTEWFEDPKQVKLEVLAWGAWGPLVYMMLYAVGPSFLVPGAVMTIAGGLAFGTLWGSVYSLIGANVGAVVAFGAGRFLGRGFVENVVGKRFDAMLERIARHGFHIILYLRMVPVIPYNALNLIAGASRIGFRDYLWASVIGMIPGTILFAFLGDALWHPLSPRFFLALLLIATSVGCGELWRRRSAVKIEVSETKESIA comes from the coding sequence ATGGCAGCCGCACCTACCTTGAAAGAATCCCGCGAGAATCCCGCCGGTGGAAGTGGGCTGTGGTTGAACGTTCTCAAGGTCGTGGTCGTGGCGATCATCGCCGGGGGCTCGCTGTGGCTGCTGCTGGCGCACACCGAATGGTTCGAGGATCCGAAGCAGGTCAAACTCGAGGTCCTGGCGTGGGGCGCGTGGGGGCCACTGGTTTACATGATGCTCTACGCGGTCGGTCCTTCGTTCCTGGTGCCGGGCGCGGTGATGACGATCGCGGGCGGACTTGCCTTCGGTACGCTGTGGGGATCGGTCTATTCGCTGATTGGTGCCAATGTCGGGGCGGTAGTCGCGTTCGGAGCGGGACGTTTTCTCGGACGGGGATTCGTCGAGAACGTGGTGGGGAAACGATTTGACGCGATGCTCGAACGAATCGCCCGACACGGCTTTCACATCATCCTGTACCTTCGTATGGTCCCGGTGATTCCGTACAATGCGCTCAATCTGATCGCCGGCGCCTCGCGCATAGGTTTTCGCGACTACCTGTGGGCCAGCGTGATCGGGATGATTCCGGGGACCATCCTGTTCGCGTTTCTGGGCGATGCGCTGTGGCATCCGCTCTCACCACGCTTCTTTCTTGCGCTGCTGCTAATCGCCACTTCGGTGGGATGCGGCGAGTTGTGGCGACGGCGGTCAGCCGTGAAGATCGAAGTCTCAGAGACTAAGGAATCCATTGCCTGA
- the rapZ gene encoding RNase adapter RapZ — protein sequence MAPALNSSRLIIVTGVSGSGRASALRVLEDLSFYCVDNLPVGLALEVVRLTEGRDPALSGVALGIDPRERMFFPQWPRIFADLERNGIYPEVIFLDAADEVLARRYSETRRPHPMAEGGLTVAEGIHSERIALAELRDRANRIIDTTTLTIHELREVVTAAVLSAATGSRMAISIASFGYKYGVPVGMDIILDVRFLPNPFFVAELKHLDGHDIRVHEFVMAEPEARRFLDEVVGLLQFLLPLYQREGKSYLMVGLGCTGGRHRSPVLARELAERLLKLGFESTVRDHHIKK from the coding sequence ATGGCTCCGGCTTTGAACAGCTCCCGGCTCATCATCGTGACGGGAGTGTCCGGCTCGGGCCGCGCCTCGGCGCTGCGCGTGCTCGAAGACCTGAGCTTCTACTGTGTCGACAACCTGCCGGTCGGACTGGCGTTGGAGGTCGTGCGCCTCACCGAGGGCCGCGACCCGGCACTGTCCGGTGTCGCGCTGGGCATCGACCCGCGCGAGCGCATGTTCTTTCCGCAGTGGCCGCGGATTTTTGCAGATCTCGAGCGCAACGGCATATACCCGGAAGTAATCTTCCTGGATGCAGCTGATGAAGTGCTGGCGCGACGCTATTCCGAAACCCGCCGCCCGCACCCGATGGCCGAGGGCGGCCTGACGGTGGCCGAGGGAATTCACAGCGAACGCATCGCGCTCGCCGAACTGCGCGACCGCGCCAATCGCATCATTGATACCACGACCCTGACGATTCACGAATTGCGCGAGGTGGTTACCGCCGCGGTTTTAAGCGCGGCGACCGGCTCGCGAATGGCGATTTCGATCGCATCGTTCGGATACAAATACGGCGTTCCGGTCGGGATGGATATCATCCTCGACGTGCGCTTCCTGCCCAATCCGTTTTTCGTGGCGGAGCTCAAGCACCTGGATGGACACGACATCCGGGTGCACGAGTTCGTCATGGCGGAGCCGGAGGCGCGCCGCTTTCTCGATGAAGTGGTGGGGCTCCTCCAATTTCTGCTGCCGCTCTACCAACGCGAGGGCAAAAGCTACCTGATGGTAGGCCTCGGCTGTACCGGGGGACGGCATCGCTCGCCGGTGCTGGCGCGAGAACTCGCCGAGCGGCTGCTCAAGCTTGGTTTCGAGTCCACGGTCCGCGATCACCACATCAAGAAATAG
- the rpoN gene encoding RNA polymerase factor sigma-54, with amino-acid sequence MPLEVKLGQDLRLRQQLVMTPQLQQAIKILQLSLPELETVVQTELEQNPMLEPLDQSPAEAAREAEAPDGDGVVAAAEEERLGAEPEATPPDEPVDDWEPGDGAPEGPPKTLETEAHDAAVELKELDGLAKLDWNDYLETYSNNWQESAPADSEDDHRSALENTSTRRRTLEDYLMWQLGLTSLSEADQRIAATIIYNLNDGGYLETPLDELAQQLETTAGEVERVLKRVQRFDPPGCAARDLRECLLLQLENLGMEGSLAARIVRERLDLLEKHRYTEISKQFGVSVEMVGQAHKIIAMLEPKPGRDYGGEEPTYVVPDVYIHKIGNDYIVTLNRDAVPRLRIAGYYQRVMNDSNSAPETREYLQERLRSAKWLVKSIYQRQQTIFKVANSIVKFQRAFFDHGISQLKPLVLKDVAEDIGMHESTISRATANKYAHTPQGIFELKFFFTSGVKGASGEDVSAETVKEQIRALVTAEEPRNPLSDQAIAELLRAKQINIARRTVAKYRQALGILPSANRKQVG; translated from the coding sequence ATGCCGTTAGAGGTAAAACTCGGACAGGATTTGCGACTCCGCCAGCAGCTGGTGATGACACCCCAGTTGCAGCAGGCGATCAAGATTCTGCAACTTTCCCTGCCGGAACTAGAAACCGTCGTGCAAACGGAGCTCGAGCAGAATCCGATGCTCGAACCGCTCGACCAGAGCCCGGCGGAGGCCGCGCGCGAGGCTGAAGCTCCCGACGGAGACGGAGTGGTCGCCGCAGCGGAAGAGGAGCGGCTGGGGGCCGAGCCCGAGGCCACGCCGCCCGACGAGCCGGTCGATGATTGGGAACCCGGCGACGGTGCACCCGAGGGACCCCCCAAGACACTCGAGACCGAAGCTCACGACGCTGCCGTAGAACTGAAGGAACTGGACGGACTCGCCAAACTCGACTGGAACGATTACCTGGAGACCTACTCAAACAACTGGCAGGAAAGCGCACCGGCTGATTCCGAGGACGACCATCGCAGCGCACTCGAGAATACTTCGACCCGTCGTCGCACGCTGGAAGACTATCTTATGTGGCAGCTTGGGCTTACCAGCCTGAGCGAGGCGGACCAGAGAATCGCCGCAACCATCATTTACAACCTCAACGACGGCGGCTATCTCGAGACACCGCTGGACGAGTTGGCGCAGCAGCTGGAGACCACGGCGGGCGAGGTAGAGCGAGTGCTTAAGCGGGTACAGCGCTTCGACCCGCCCGGATGCGCGGCGCGCGATCTTCGCGAATGCCTGCTCCTGCAGCTCGAGAACCTGGGAATGGAGGGATCGCTCGCGGCGCGGATCGTTCGCGAGCGCTTAGACCTTCTGGAGAAACATCGTTACACCGAAATCTCCAAACAATTTGGCGTGAGCGTGGAGATGGTCGGACAGGCTCACAAGATAATCGCGATGTTGGAGCCCAAGCCGGGACGCGATTACGGCGGCGAAGAGCCCACTTACGTCGTGCCCGACGTCTACATTCATAAGATCGGCAACGACTACATCGTGACGCTCAATCGCGATGCGGTGCCACGTCTCAGGATCGCAGGCTACTACCAGCGCGTGATGAACGATAGCAACTCGGCGCCGGAGACCCGCGAATATTTGCAGGAGCGGCTGCGCTCGGCGAAATGGCTGGTGAAGTCCATCTACCAGCGCCAGCAGACGATCTTCAAAGTAGCCAATTCGATCGTCAAGTTTCAGCGGGCCTTCTTCGATCATGGCATCAGTCAGCTGAAGCCGCTGGTGCTCAAGGATGTGGCGGAAGACATCGGAATGCATGAATCCACCATCAGCCGGGCCACCGCCAACAAGTACGCGCATACCCCGCAGGGAATTTTCGAGCTGAAATTCTTCTTTACCTCCGGCGTCAAGGGGGCGAGCGGCGAAGATGTCAGCGCGGAGACCGTGAAGGAGCAAATTCGTGCGCTGGTGACGGCGGAGGAACCCCGCAACCCCCTGTCAGACCAGGCGATCGCGGAGCTGCTGCGAGCGAAGCAAATCAATATCGCGCGTCGGACCGTCGCCAAGTATCGCCAGGCGCTCGGAATCCTGCCGTCGGCCAATCGCAAACAGGTCGGATGA
- a CDS encoding CTP synthase: protein MVERGKTKFIFVTGGVVSSLGKGLAAASLGALLEARGLKVTMLKMDPYINVDPGTMSPTQHGEVFVTDDGAETDLDLGHYERFVQTRMSRRNNCTTGQIYDTVIQKERRGDYLGATVQVIPHITDEIKRRILAAAEGADLCIVEIGGTVGDIESLPFLEAVREFRWDLGRENVIYVHLTLVPFIKTAGEVKTKPTQHSVKELTGLGIQPDLLICRCDKQIDQKVKAKIAHFCNVEENCVISDPDAETIYAMPLQLSEEGLDQRVVEKLNIWTGAPNLSKWRRVVKASQSPRVTVNIAVVGKYVDLGDSYKSLHEAIAHGGIANEAKVNIDYVDAEELEKQNVEERLGQAHAIIVPGGFGARGTEGKMRAVRFARENQVPILGICFGLHMMVIEAARNLLGIKRANSREIAEDTPDAVIDLMGTQKEVTKKGGTMRLGAYPCTIKPGTLTASVYRRTKISERHRHRYEVNNAYLDRLEKVGLVATGTWPDGNLVEIMELKGHPWFIGCQFHPELKSRPLDCHPLFRGLVRAAIERRARAGKKLATVRELRTAS, encoded by the coding sequence ATGGTGGAGCGCGGGAAAACCAAATTCATTTTCGTAACGGGCGGGGTGGTCTCTTCGCTGGGGAAGGGACTGGCGGCGGCGTCGCTGGGTGCGCTCCTGGAAGCGCGCGGCCTCAAGGTCACGATGCTCAAGATGGACCCCTACATCAACGTCGACCCCGGAACGATGAGTCCGACTCAGCACGGCGAAGTGTTCGTCACCGACGACGGCGCAGAGACCGATCTCGACCTCGGCCACTATGAACGCTTCGTGCAGACCCGGATGAGCAGGCGCAACAACTGCACCACCGGACAGATCTACGACACGGTGATCCAGAAAGAACGACGCGGCGACTATCTGGGCGCAACCGTGCAGGTCATCCCGCATATCACCGATGAGATCAAACGGCGGATTCTGGCGGCGGCGGAAGGCGCCGATCTCTGCATCGTCGAGATTGGGGGTACGGTTGGCGATATCGAGAGCTTGCCGTTCCTCGAAGCGGTGCGGGAATTTCGCTGGGACTTGGGGCGCGAGAACGTCATCTACGTTCATCTGACCCTGGTGCCATTCATCAAGACCGCGGGCGAGGTAAAGACCAAACCCACCCAACACAGCGTGAAAGAACTGACCGGGTTGGGAATCCAGCCGGACCTGCTGATCTGCCGCTGCGACAAGCAGATCGACCAGAAAGTCAAAGCCAAGATCGCGCATTTTTGCAACGTCGAGGAGAATTGCGTCATTTCCGATCCCGATGCGGAAACCATTTACGCAATGCCGCTGCAGTTGTCCGAGGAAGGACTCGATCAACGCGTGGTCGAAAAACTCAACATCTGGACGGGGGCGCCCAACCTCAGCAAGTGGCGCCGCGTGGTGAAGGCCTCGCAGAGTCCCAGGGTCACCGTAAACATCGCGGTGGTCGGGAAATACGTCGACCTTGGCGATTCTTACAAGAGCCTGCACGAGGCAATCGCGCACGGGGGAATCGCCAACGAGGCCAAGGTCAACATCGATTACGTCGACGCCGAGGAACTGGAGAAACAGAACGTCGAGGAACGCCTGGGGCAGGCGCACGCGATTATCGTTCCCGGCGGCTTCGGCGCGCGCGGCACCGAGGGCAAGATGCGTGCGGTGCGTTTCGCGCGCGAAAACCAGGTGCCGATTCTCGGGATCTGCTTCGGCCTCCACATGATGGTGATCGAGGCCGCGCGCAATCTGCTCGGGATTAAGCGGGCCAACTCGAGAGAGATTGCGGAAGACACCCCGGACGCCGTGATCGATCTGATGGGTACCCAGAAGGAAGTGACCAAGAAGGGCGGTACCATGCGCCTGGGCGCGTACCCCTGCACCATCAAGCCCGGAACGCTGACCGCTTCGGTGTACCGGCGCACCAAGATCTCGGAGCGCCATCGTCATCGCTACGAGGTCAACAACGCCTACCTCGATCGGTTGGAAAAGGTCGGATTGGTAGCGACCGGAACGTGGCCGGACGGCAACCTGGTGGAGATCATGGAGCTCAAGGGGCATCCGTGGTTCATCGGCTGTCAGTTCCATCCGGAGCTGAAATCGCGTCCGCTCGACTGCCATCCGCTGTTTCGCGGCCTGGTGCGCGCCGCGATCGAGCGGCGTGCACGCGCCGGCAAAAAGCTCGCGACCGTCAGGGAGCTTAGAACCGCCTCGTGA
- a CDS encoding SDR family oxidoreductase: MNELKDKVAIVTGGGYGIGREIALSYGRAGAKVVVAARTEKPLKETVDALNQLGATSTFARTDVSKEADCAGMAELTLKAFGRIDILVNNAGIAGPTKRIPDMSLAEWQETIDINLTGAWLAARAVLPTMDKQRSGHILNISSGAGRRGYPMRSPYAASKWAMLGLTQTIAGEWGAHGIRCNCICPGPIAGDRIERVMHARAQAMKVPYEQIRAQFLSQSALNRMASEEECARVALFLVSDASAGLTGQTINVDAGSIMS; this comes from the coding sequence ATGAACGAGTTGAAGGACAAGGTTGCTATCGTCACCGGCGGCGGTTACGGCATCGGCAGGGAAATCGCCCTCTCCTATGGACGCGCCGGAGCTAAGGTGGTCGTCGCGGCCCGCACCGAGAAGCCGCTCAAGGAGACCGTCGACGCTTTAAACCAGCTCGGTGCCACGAGCACCTTTGCTCGAACCGACGTGTCGAAGGAAGCCGACTGCGCGGGGATGGCGGAGTTGACGCTCAAGGCGTTCGGCCGCATCGATATTCTCGTCAACAACGCGGGCATCGCCGGTCCGACCAAGCGCATTCCGGATATGTCGCTGGCGGAATGGCAGGAAACTATCGATATCAACCTGACCGGCGCGTGGCTCGCAGCGCGCGCCGTGCTCCCGACCATGGATAAGCAACGCTCCGGTCACATCCTGAACATTTCGTCGGGAGCGGGACGCCGCGGCTACCCGATGCGCTCGCCGTACGCCGCATCGAAGTGGGCGATGCTCGGGCTTACCCAAACCATCGCCGGTGAATGGGGCGCGCACGGAATCCGCTGCAACTGCATCTGCCCGGGGCCGATCGCGGGCGATCGTATCGAACGCGTGATGCACGCGCGCGCCCAGGCAATGAAGGTCCCCTACGAGCAAATTCGTGCGCAGTTCCTCTCGCAGTCGGCGCTCAACCGGATGGCGAGCGAGGAGGAATGCGCTCGCGTAGCACTGTTCCTGGTCAGCGATGCATCGGCAGGGCTGACCGGCCAGACCATCAACGTGGACGCCGGCTCCATCATGAGCTGA
- the ahcY gene encoding adenosylhomocysteinase — protein sequence MPSTATKRKLVSKARPSAHAVQEYDVHDLGLAAAGFKRIEWAERQMPVLRRIRERFFKELPLKGQRLGACLHITCETANLLRALRAGGAEVFCCASNPLSTQDDVAAALVKEYDIPTYAIHNEDRDTYYSHLRAVLERRPTITMDDGADLVSLLHTEYKDRAPEVRASMEETTTGVIRLRAMEKDRALRIPVVAVNDAQTKHMFDNRYGTGQSTLDGIIRASGLLIAGSVVVVGGYGWCGRGIATRARGLGADVIVTEVDPVRALEAAMDGLRVMKMAEAAKLGDIFITATGDKHVLTSQHFSLMKDGAVLCNSGHFDVEIDMAYLNDTAKKIEHEITKNVDAYHLPSGRVVYVLGQGRLVNLACAEGHPAQVMDMSFATQALASEWAAKSDALAIKVHDVPIEIEDEVAGVKLASMGIKIDTLTAEQKKYLESWESGT from the coding sequence ATGCCATCGACTGCAACCAAAAGAAAACTCGTGTCCAAGGCCCGCCCCAGCGCGCACGCCGTTCAGGAATATGACGTCCACGATCTCGGTTTGGCGGCTGCAGGCTTCAAGCGAATCGAATGGGCCGAGCGCCAGATGCCGGTTCTGCGCCGTATCCGCGAGCGTTTTTTCAAGGAGCTGCCGCTCAAGGGCCAGCGCCTCGGCGCGTGCCTGCACATCACCTGCGAAACCGCCAACCTGCTGCGCGCGCTCAGGGCCGGCGGCGCGGAGGTATTCTGCTGTGCGTCGAACCCGCTCTCGACCCAGGACGATGTTGCCGCGGCGCTGGTGAAGGAATACGACATTCCGACCTACGCCATTCACAACGAGGATCGCGACACCTACTACAGTCACCTGCGTGCGGTACTCGAGCGTCGGCCGACCATCACGATGGATGACGGTGCCGACCTGGTGAGCCTGCTGCACACCGAATACAAGGATCGCGCCCCGGAAGTCCGTGCGAGCATGGAGGAGACTACCACCGGGGTTATCCGGCTGCGTGCGATGGAAAAGGACCGCGCCCTACGCATCCCGGTCGTCGCGGTCAACGACGCGCAGACCAAGCACATGTTCGACAATCGCTACGGCACCGGCCAATCAACCCTCGACGGCATCATCCGCGCCAGCGGGCTCCTGATCGCGGGATCGGTGGTGGTAGTTGGTGGCTATGGCTGGTGCGGCAGAGGGATCGCCACGCGCGCGCGCGGACTGGGGGCCGACGTAATCGTCACCGAGGTTGATCCGGTACGCGCGCTTGAAGCGGCGATGGACGGGCTGCGCGTCATGAAGATGGCCGAAGCAGCTAAGCTTGGCGATATCTTCATCACCGCCACGGGCGACAAACACGTGCTGACCTCACAGCATTTCAGCCTGATGAAGGACGGGGCAGTGCTGTGCAATTCCGGCCACTTCGACGTGGAAATCGATATGGCCTACCTGAACGACACCGCCAAAAAAATCGAGCACGAGATTACCAAGAACGTTGATGCCTACCATCTCCCGAGCGGGCGCGTGGTCTACGTGCTTGGACAGGGCCGGCTGGTGAACCTGGCGTGCGCCGAGGGGCATCCAGCACAAGTGATGGATATGAGCTTCGCAACGCAGGCGCTGGCATCGGAGTGGGCCGCCAAGAGCGACGCGCTCGCGATCAAGGTCCATGACGTGCCGATCGAGATCGAAGACGAAGTCGCCGGGGTCAAGTTGGCCTCCATGGGCATCAAGATCGATACGTTGACCGCCGAACAGAAGAAGTACCTGGAAAGCTGGGAGAGCGGCACGTAG
- the raiA gene encoding ribosome-associated translation inhibitor RaiA has translation MKNKVEGKRRKVMRKQQRAARGPVATTVTVTFRHVAPSSAVRGYAERKFAHLGKFLKRACEAHVILSVDKYRQHGEVTVKSGRLSATAEQESKDLYSVIDLLEDKIVRQLTRHLEKLATNKVRTLSAGEILSEAEESEA, from the coding sequence ATGAAGAACAAGGTCGAAGGGAAGCGCAGAAAGGTGATGCGTAAGCAGCAGCGTGCGGCGCGCGGCCCGGTTGCCACCACGGTGACCGTCACTTTTCGCCACGTCGCTCCGAGCAGCGCCGTGCGTGGCTACGCGGAACGCAAATTCGCGCATCTGGGGAAGTTCCTCAAACGCGCATGTGAAGCCCACGTGATACTCTCGGTTGACAAATACCGCCAGCACGGCGAAGTTACTGTCAAATCGGGCCGATTGTCGGCGACTGCGGAGCAGGAGTCGAAGGATCTTTACTCGGTCATCGATCTGCTTGAGGATAAAATCGTCCGCCAGCTTACTCGGCATCTGGAGAAACTAGCGACCAACAAGGTGCGCACCCTTTCCGCCGGCGAGATTCTCAGCGAAGCAGAGGAGAGCGAGGCGTGA